One stretch of Rhodanobacteraceae bacterium DNA includes these proteins:
- a CDS encoding diguanylate cyclase produces MDGALTARIAEAERLASSGDYEMAETVLEEAARGAEKTGPAALDAVDRVRAQIEFRRGRYDEAMALFQGILSRAEQRRDLPTLAQAESDIASLWRRRSNLAEAIEGYERALALYRGLADRGGEALVLTQLGLIRLNQGEFSVALELLRKSQELQETGASAELDRTLHYLGLLYAGMREYDTALTFLQRGLVEARKTAEASREAPLLGSLARVSNFRREYAEALEFSTQAERLAERLDSPPSRAYSKLEHGRALLGLNRIEEARTVLEEGERIAAAIGQQGTRADYLGLLAEIAQRQGRSDEALQLWDTALPTYQQGHDQPQLLSTYRAMIPVLRDRGQLERAVEIGLKSLALQEHLTGLDMNRRLAVLESQHRQQEAARQIELLQRDLKIQALGLRQEELKRWIAVGAVVSLAMILGLLWMRYRESQQLGRRLESANQALLSSQSELSQAHAELRRKAEALARAASTDVLTGVANRRAFLEGFSQSWDEAVSDGGELSLVLIDIDDFKKVNDTLGHAVGDAALCALAECLQSQLRPDTPLARWGGEEFAVLVPANADAAATLSERLRAAVARMTRKDIPRLTVSIGVASLAGRRLARQEALFEEADGALYQAKAAGRDRVQVARGAGR; encoded by the coding sequence ATGGATGGTGCCCTGACGGCACGCATCGCCGAGGCTGAGCGGCTGGCCTCCAGCGGTGATTACGAGATGGCCGAAACTGTCCTGGAGGAGGCGGCGCGTGGTGCCGAAAAGACCGGCCCGGCGGCGCTGGATGCGGTGGACCGGGTACGGGCGCAGATCGAGTTCCGCCGCGGTCGCTACGACGAGGCAATGGCTCTGTTCCAGGGCATTCTGTCACGCGCCGAGCAGCGCCGTGATCTGCCGACATTGGCCCAGGCCGAATCCGACATCGCCTCATTGTGGCGGCGACGCAGCAATCTGGCCGAAGCCATCGAGGGCTATGAGCGCGCTCTGGCACTGTATCGCGGACTGGCGGATCGCGGCGGAGAGGCGCTGGTACTCACCCAGCTGGGCTTGATTCGACTCAATCAGGGCGAGTTCTCGGTTGCGCTTGAGCTGTTGCGAAAAAGTCAGGAGCTGCAGGAAACCGGTGCCAGCGCGGAACTGGATCGCACCTTGCACTATCTTGGCTTGCTGTACGCCGGCATGCGCGAGTACGACACCGCGCTGACCTTTCTGCAACGTGGTTTGGTGGAGGCGCGCAAGACCGCGGAAGCCTCGCGCGAGGCCCCGCTGCTTGGCAGTCTGGCGCGGGTCAGCAACTTTCGCCGCGAATATGCCGAAGCCCTGGAGTTCTCGACCCAGGCTGAACGCCTGGCCGAACGTCTGGACAGTCCGCCAAGTCGGGCCTATTCCAAGCTTGAGCATGGACGTGCCTTGCTGGGCCTGAACCGTATCGAAGAAGCCCGCACGGTGCTCGAAGAGGGCGAGCGCATCGCTGCTGCCATCGGCCAGCAGGGCACCCGCGCCGACTACCTCGGGTTGCTGGCCGAGATCGCGCAACGCCAGGGCCGTTCGGATGAGGCGCTGCAACTGTGGGACACGGCCTTGCCCACCTATCAGCAGGGTCATGACCAACCGCAATTGCTCAGTACCTATCGAGCCATGATTCCGGTGCTGCGCGACCGCGGCCAGCTGGAGCGCGCAGTCGAGATCGGATTGAAGAGCCTGGCGCTGCAGGAACACCTCACCGGGCTGGACATGAACCGTCGATTGGCAGTGCTGGAGTCGCAGCATCGGCAACAGGAAGCCGCGCGCCAGATCGAGTTGCTGCAACGCGATCTCAAGATCCAGGCCCTGGGGCTGAGACAGGAGGAGCTCAAGCGCTGGATTGCCGTGGGCGCGGTGGTCAGTCTGGCCATGATCCTGGGCTTGCTGTGGATGCGCTATCGCGAGAGCCAGCAACTGGGGCGCCGGCTGGAAAGCGCCAATCAGGCGCTGCTCAGCAGTCAGTCCGAATTGAGTCAGGCCCATGCCGAACTCCGGCGCAAGGCCGAGGCCCTGGCCCGTGCCGCGAGCACCGATGTGCTGACCGGGGTTGCCAACCGGCGGGCCTTTCTGGAGGGCTTCAGCCAGTCCTGGGATGAGGCGGTGTCCGATGGCGGCGAGTTGTCGTTGGTGTTGATCGATATCGACGACTTCAAGAAGGTCAACGACACGCTCGGACATGCCGTTGGCGATGCCGCACTCTGCGCCTTGGCCGAGTGTCTGCAATCGCAGTTGCGCCCGGACACGCCGCTCGCCCGCTGGGGTGGGGAAGAATTCGCGGTGCTGGTGCCCGCCAATGCCGATGCGGCCGCCACCCTGAGCGAGCGCCTGCGCGCCGCCGTGGCCAGAATGACGCGGAAGGATATTCCACGACTGACAGTCAGTATCGGCGTGGCCAGCCTCGCCGGCCGACGCCTGGCGCGTCAGGAGGCCCTGTTCGAGGAGGCCGATGGCGCGCTCTACCAGGCGAAGGCGGCCGGGCGTGACCGGGTGCAGGTGGCGCGCGGGGCAGGCCGATAA
- a CDS encoding deoxyribodipyrimidine photo-lyase/cryptochrome family protein, producing MSKLDLVWFKRDLRLVDHAAASASADARGVLGLYVFEPGYWQAPDTSARQFEFLCDSLRELERQLIARGGSLEVHVGEVGEVLRGLHARHPLGAVRSHEESGNGWTYARDRRVALILRELGLPWHEYRQFGVVRGLQRRQGWAQQWEALIGSPSPAKEAGTRWVRGNGQLEACIAQMRQCMTPDSCAGRQTGGRSEGLQLLDSFLSHRGLAYHRQMSSPLSAATACSRLSAHLSLGTLSLREIVHAVRAKRAQLRAQVQLPPELATQPRALQAFESRLHWHCHFMQKLETEPQIEFRNIHRGFDGMREGEFDDQRFAALCEARTGWPFVDACLRMLDHEGWINFRMRAMLMAVSSYHLWLHWRQPALFLARRFVDYEPGIHYSQAQMQSGVTGINIPRIYNPIKQSQDQDPDGRFIRHWLPELAALPATRIHAPFQMSLTEQQRHGVILDRDYPRPIVDHEQAAREARARLTAWRRRPGMYEQSREVMDKHGSRKRRVQRALPVPSPQPDLFGDPI from the coding sequence ATGAGCAAGCTCGACCTGGTCTGGTTCAAGCGCGATCTGCGGCTGGTCGATCATGCCGCCGCAAGCGCCAGCGCGGACGCGCGTGGCGTGCTCGGCCTGTACGTGTTCGAACCCGGCTACTGGCAGGCGCCCGACACCAGCGCCCGCCAGTTCGAGTTCCTGTGCGACTCCCTGCGAGAGCTGGAGCGTCAACTGATCGCCCGGGGCGGATCGCTGGAAGTGCACGTCGGTGAGGTGGGTGAGGTACTCCGCGGCTTGCACGCGCGCCATCCGCTCGGTGCCGTGCGTTCGCACGAGGAAAGCGGCAATGGCTGGACCTATGCCCGCGACCGCCGCGTCGCTTTGATCCTGCGCGAACTGGGACTGCCCTGGCATGAGTATCGACAGTTCGGCGTGGTGCGCGGGCTGCAACGGCGCCAGGGCTGGGCGCAGCAGTGGGAAGCGCTGATCGGCAGCCCCAGCCCGGCGAAAGAGGCCGGCACCCGCTGGGTGCGCGGCAACGGTCAGCTGGAAGCCTGCATTGCGCAGATGCGCCAGTGCATGACGCCGGATTCCTGCGCCGGCCGGCAGACGGGCGGACGCAGCGAGGGCCTGCAACTGTTGGACAGCTTTCTCAGTCATCGGGGCCTGGCCTACCACCGCCAGATGTCCTCGCCGCTCAGCGCGGCCACGGCCTGCTCCAGGCTGTCGGCGCACCTCAGCCTGGGCACGCTGTCTCTGCGGGAGATCGTCCACGCCGTTCGCGCGAAGCGCGCGCAGCTGCGGGCGCAGGTGCAACTGCCGCCGGAACTGGCCACGCAGCCACGGGCGCTGCAGGCTTTCGAGTCGCGGCTGCATTGGCACTGCCACTTCATGCAGAAGCTGGAGACCGAGCCGCAGATCGAATTTCGAAACATCCATCGCGGCTTCGACGGCATGCGCGAGGGCGAGTTCGACGATCAACGCTTCGCTGCCCTTTGCGAGGCCCGCACCGGCTGGCCTTTTGTCGACGCCTGCCTGCGCATGCTCGATCATGAAGGCTGGATCAACTTCCGCATGCGGGCGATGTTGATGGCGGTGTCCAGCTACCATCTGTGGCTGCACTGGCGCCAGCCGGCATTGTTCCTGGCACGGCGCTTTGTCGACTATGAACCCGGCATCCATTACAGCCAGGCGCAGATGCAATCGGGCGTCACCGGCATCAACATTCCGCGCATCTACAATCCGATCAAGCAGTCGCAGGATCAGGATCCCGATGGCAGGTTCATCCGTCACTGGTTGCCGGAACTGGCCGCGCTGCCGGCAACGCGGATCCATGCGCCCTTCCAGATGAGTCTGACCGAGCAGCAGCGGCATGGCGTGATCCTGGATCGCGATTACCCGCGGCCCATCGTCGATCACGAACAGGCGGCGCGGGAAGCCCGGGCCAGACTCACCGCCTGGCGCCGGCGTCCGGGCATGTACGAGCAAAGCCGCGAGGTGATGGACAAGCACGGCAGCCGCAAGCGCCGAGTACAGCGCGCCCTGCCCGTCCCCAGCCCGCAGCCCGATCTCTTCGGCGATCCGATCTGA
- a CDS encoding DUF2256 domain-containing protein produces MAAKTRESRATPRASKLCAHCQRPMTWRKRWEKVWEQVKYCSDACRLLAKRQPRAE; encoded by the coding sequence ATGGCCGCCAAGACACGCGAAAGCCGGGCCACACCGCGAGCCAGCAAACTCTGCGCCCATTGCCAGCGGCCGATGACCTGGCGCAAGCGTTGGGAAAAGGTGTGGGAGCAGGTCAAATACTGCTCGGATGCCTGCCGTCTACTGGCGAAGCGCCAGCCACGGGCTGAGTAG